A single region of the Ptychodera flava strain L36383 chromosome 9, AS_Pfla_20210202, whole genome shotgun sequence genome encodes:
- the LOC139140042 gene encoding large ribosomal subunit protein uL11-like — MPPKFDPNAIHIVYLRATGGEVGATSSLAPKIGPLGLSPKKVGDDIAKATGDWKGLRITVKLVIQNRQAKVEVVPSASSLVIKALKEPPRDRKKQKNIVHSGNVTLDQVIDIARIMRPRSMARHLSGTVKEILGTCQSVGCTVEGCPPHDVIEGINDGEYEIPEE; from the exons ATGCCTCCCAAGTTCGATCCAAATGCAATTCACATCG TGTACCTAAGAGCAACTGGTGGTGAAGTTGGAGCAACATCATCGTTGGCCCCGAAGATTGGTCCGCTTGGTCTT TCTCCGAAAAAAGTAGGTGATGACATAGCCAAGGCGACTGGTGACTGGAAAGGTCTAAGAATCACAGTAAAACTTGTCATCCAAAACAGGCAAGCAAAAGTCGAAGTAGTTCCCAGCGCATCATCACTTGTCATTAAAGCTCTTAAAGAACCACCACGTGACAGAAAGAAGCAGAAAAATA TTGTACACAGTGGTAACGTCACCCTAGACCAAGTTATCGATATTGCACGCATCATGAGGCCTCGTTCAATGGCACGCCATCTCTCTGGCACTGTCAAGGAAATCCTTGGAACCTGTCAGTCTGTGGGATGTACAGTGGAGGGCTGCCCACCACATGATGTCATTGAAGGCATCAATGATGGTGAATATGAAATACCAGAG GAATAA